The DNA sequence CACTAGCCGTTGGCTGAACCAGATCGTTGAGTTCGACAAAGAAAGGATGACCGTCGTGGTCGAGCCCGGCCTCGTTCTCGATGATCTCAATCGCTGGCTGAAGCCACATGGGCTCTGGTTTCCGGTTGATGTATCGACAGCTGCGCAATGCACCATTGGAGGAATGGCCGGCAATAACTCCTGTGGGTCGCGATCGATCCGCTACGGCAACATGGTCCATAACGTTCTCAGCATCGACGCGTTACTGGCGGACGGCTCACAAGGCCATTTCGACTATATCGAGAACCTTTCGGCCGGCGGCAGAGTGCAGCGCATCGCTCAGCAACTCCAACAAATTGCCAGCCGCGAAGATGCAAATATCCTCGAGAACTTCCCCAAGGTATTACGCCGTGTCGGCGGTTATAACCTGGATATCTTCAACTGCCAGAACCCGCTGCCCTACGACCGTGACGGCCGTATCAATCTGGCACATCTGTTAATAGGGTCCGAAGGGACCTTGGCACTAACTCAACGCATCAAGCTGAAATTGGCGCCTTTGCCGAAGCAGAAAGTTCTGGGTGTGGTCAACTTCCCTACCTTTTATCAGGCGATGGACATGACCCAGCATATCGTCAAGCTGGAGCCTACGGCTGTCGAACTTGTCGATCGCACCATGATCGACCTGTCGCTTGAGAACCCAGCATTCCGCCCGGTTATTGAAAAAGCGTTAATCGGTGCACCCAAGGCCATTCTACTTGTCGAGTTCGCTGGCGATGACATGCAGGAGTTGCATCAGAAACTTGCCGGTTTGAATGAACTTATGGGCGATCTCGGCCTGCCGGGAAGTGTCGTGGACATGGTCAACGGTGCTGAGCAGACAGCACTTTGGAATGTCCGCAAGGCGGGGTTGAACATCATGATGAGTATGAAAGGCGACGGGAAGCCGGTGTCTTTCATCGAAGACTGTGCAGTCCCGTTGGATGGACTCGCCGAATACACCGATAAACTAACTCAGGTATTTCACAAGTACGGTACTGAGGGTACTTGGTATGCCCACGCCAGCGTAGGAACCTTACACGTACGCCCGATACTGGATATGCGCCGTGACGGCGGAGAGAAGATGCGTGCCATTGCCGAAGAAGCATCGGCTTTGGTCAGGGAATACAAGGGCGCCTTTTCTGGCGAACATGGCGACGGTATTTGCAGAGGCGAGTGGGTGGCCTGGCAGTTCGGCCCGCAGCTCAACGCCGCGTTCACGGAAATAAAGCAGATATTTGATCCGGAAAATCTGCTCAATCCGGGCAAGATCGTCGATACACCTCGTATGGACGATCAGAACTATTTCCGCTTTCCCAAGGACTATCAGGCGATCCCGGTTAAACCAGCACTCGATTGGTCCGGTTGGGATGTATTGCGTGATCCGCTCACTGGAGAGCAAAGTGAGCCTGGGAGCGGTGGTGATCCCACGTCAGGCCTGATCAAAGCAGTGGAAATGTGCAATAACAACGGCCACTGCCGTAAATTCGACGCGGGTACGATGTGCCCGAGCTTCCGCGCCACACGTAATGAACAGCATCTGACCCGCGGCCGCGCCAACACCTTGCGCTTGGCTTTGTCGGGTCAATTAGGGCCGGAAGGGTTAGCCAGTGAAGACGTAAAGGAAGCGCTTGATCTTTGTGTTTCCTGTAAGGGCTGCAAGCGGGAATGTCCAACCGGCGTGGACATGGCCAAAATGAAAATCGAAGCCCGCGTGGCCTGGTCGAAAACGCACCCGATGCCGCTTCGTGAACGCCTTGTAGCCGATATGCCGCAATACGCACCGTACGCCAGTTACTTCTCAGGACTGGTAAGCGCAGTCGAGCGCGTGCCGGCAGTGGCTGACTGGGTCAAGAAGAGCCTGGGGTTGGCTACGCAACGGGCGCTGCCGAGTTTTCAACGCAGCTTCCTCAGCAACGCGGGCGAGGCGCAAGGCAACGCAACACAGACGAAAGAAGTCCTGTTGTTTGTCGATACGTTCAATAACTACCTTGAACCAGCCAACGCCGAAGCCGCCCATCGGGTGCTGGTTGCAGCCGGATATAAAGTCCATTTCAACAAGGCAGCCCGCGAGCGACCACTTTGCTGCGGACGAACCTATCTGGCGTCCGGTCAGGTAGACAAAGCCAAAGCCGAAGCGAAGCGCACACTGGATTTCCTGATGCCATTCGTTGAGCGCGGGGTCAGCATTGTTGGTCTGGAGCCTTCCTGCTTGCTAACCATGCGTGACGAGTTTCTGCATTACGGATACGGCGAACAAGCCAAGGCATTGGCCAACGCCGCTCTGCTGTTCGAAGAGTTCTTGGTTCGCGAGCATGACGCCGGTCGTCTGGACCTGAAGCTGAAGGCGCTGGGTGCGTCCCGGGCGTTGTTGCACGGGCATTGCCACCAAAAAGCATTCGACGCCATGCGACCCGTGGAACAAGTGCTGCGCTGGATTCCCGAGCTGAAGGTCGAAACCATCGAAACGTCATGCTGCGGGATGGCAGGGAGCTTCGGCTACGAAAGCGAGCATTACGAAGTGTCCATGCAAATGGCCGAGATGAAGCTATTACCGGCCATTCGTCAGGCTAAAGCGGAGGATCTAGTGGTTGCAGACGGGACCAGTTGTCGCCACCAGATTCATGACGGTGCAAGCAAGGCGGCCTTGCATGTCGCCAAGGTCCTAGAGCAGGCATTGGCCTGAGCCTGACACGGCAATCGAGGGGGCGTCGGGATTGAGTTGTACTGCAACTGAAGCCTGAGGCGCTGAGGGACGGTAATGGAAAGAGACTTTTTTTACCTACCCAGCGCCTTCCATCGCAGCAGCAAATAGCTCGCTGCGAGATTTCAACAAGCTTTAAGCCACACCCGAAAGATTTTCAGCTTCAAGCTTGTGATTCAAATGTTCTCGAAGAATATCACCGAGCCTTTTGCTGTCGCGTTCCTGCAAGGCTTTAATCATTTCTTCATGGTCGTTCACTGCTTTCTGCCAAAACTCAGGGCTCATCTCTGCAGTGAAACGAAACCGTTTGATCCGTTGACTCAGATTGTTATACATCTCTAACAGTACAGCGTTACCTGAGGCGGCAAGAATACGCTCATGGATTTGTCGGTTGGCTTGGAAGTAAGCCTGCAAATCTTGGCGATTAAAATAATCAAGCATCTGTCTGTGGAGCTCGATAATGGTCGATAACTCATCTTCTGTTATACGGCGACAGGCCGCTTCGCCCGCA is a window from the Pseudomonas sp. MTM4 genome containing:
- a CDS encoding GntR family transcriptional regulator; translation: MEKIQHRILYQEAADRIRELIEHGVLTAGEKISEKQLCDKFGISRTPLREALKVLTSEGLIEILPNRGARVSRLSLSDVQHTYDVMGALEGLAGEAACRRITEDELSTIIELHRQMLDYFNRQDLQAYFQANRQIHERILAASGNAVLLEMYNNLSQRIKRFRFTAEMSPEFWQKAVNDHEEMIKALQERDSKRLGDILREHLNHKLEAENLSGVA
- a CDS encoding FAD-binding and (Fe-S)-binding domain-containing protein → MTSFTEQKLKARSAQVGLVSDLAARLQREIAGDVFFDKASRGRYSTDASIYQVMPVGVVIPRHQQDLQIALDIARDAKIPVLARGGGTSQCGQTVGEAIVLDTSRWLNQIVEFDKERMTVVVEPGLVLDDLNRWLKPHGLWFPVDVSTAAQCTIGGMAGNNSCGSRSIRYGNMVHNVLSIDALLADGSQGHFDYIENLSAGGRVQRIAQQLQQIASREDANILENFPKVLRRVGGYNLDIFNCQNPLPYDRDGRINLAHLLIGSEGTLALTQRIKLKLAPLPKQKVLGVVNFPTFYQAMDMTQHIVKLEPTAVELVDRTMIDLSLENPAFRPVIEKALIGAPKAILLVEFAGDDMQELHQKLAGLNELMGDLGLPGSVVDMVNGAEQTALWNVRKAGLNIMMSMKGDGKPVSFIEDCAVPLDGLAEYTDKLTQVFHKYGTEGTWYAHASVGTLHVRPILDMRRDGGEKMRAIAEEASALVREYKGAFSGEHGDGICRGEWVAWQFGPQLNAAFTEIKQIFDPENLLNPGKIVDTPRMDDQNYFRFPKDYQAIPVKPALDWSGWDVLRDPLTGEQSEPGSGGDPTSGLIKAVEMCNNNGHCRKFDAGTMCPSFRATRNEQHLTRGRANTLRLALSGQLGPEGLASEDVKEALDLCVSCKGCKRECPTGVDMAKMKIEARVAWSKTHPMPLRERLVADMPQYAPYASYFSGLVSAVERVPAVADWVKKSLGLATQRALPSFQRSFLSNAGEAQGNATQTKEVLLFVDTFNNYLEPANAEAAHRVLVAAGYKVHFNKAARERPLCCGRTYLASGQVDKAKAEAKRTLDFLMPFVERGVSIVGLEPSCLLTMRDEFLHYGYGEQAKALANAALLFEEFLVREHDAGRLDLKLKALGASRALLHGHCHQKAFDAMRPVEQVLRWIPELKVETIETSCCGMAGSFGYESEHYEVSMQMAEMKLLPAIRQAKAEDLVVADGTSCRHQIHDGASKAALHVAKVLEQALA